One part of the Drosophila teissieri strain GT53w chromosome 3R, Prin_Dtei_1.1, whole genome shotgun sequence genome encodes these proteins:
- the LOC122622283 gene encoding uncharacterized protein LOC122622283 isoform X3 translates to MNEGFEPATHGISKTDGSCISHHSESNGNRNGNGIVGHHLGGVLRTTDLASGAMECLPMSSAAHHPHLMAGASAVGAVSASPTATVVVGATYPHHLHHHHLSHHTPYSNSYGSHHIHSEQTKSLQELQHEVGALLEFRDLVIETFPDLKHKMASMSATPSTPTSSVGAIGGSHSVGGGSSSLATSRREWEPGIRMKRKLSHKEPSTSSAAAAPSSGAEASSSSLTRSRSNSHSGKKEPKSGENNNGSVVQDSGFSTETSSSKEGHSASSTNGAMTVAIAANRLSCAESDDELLNLLDVIHRKSNRLREEVEHLQSYERQQGDAQKTGGEGQGASKEGMTAQQFREQVERLNREDIKQLRKERDRLLDKLAEMEAETLTGRIKAAKMSDQVEELVGVKKDLEEQLKLAMAQKLELSSRVQQLQQQQSKSSSSASQSDYSSQRNFLSSATTVLSNGSRPSSNIISNNTFQPVVLDQPAQEAFHQSPGSDTPLRTLKQQQQSLGHLDGIVSTPGSRNSKCRLADSKRFAAILLETNVLELQRHLLTLTVQNQVLAQKLESSSKSKTLLAKRLDKNSEEIEDLRYQLTEKSIELEGTKAQLRLVESRLQASNSTTNSYLHSSQHDYETNRSSASTTLMLSRRGVSDSVDSTSSAMPAPPVTQISTPSMKAMVPLAMDELQQHSSSTESAHEHENPALQTPNSTISPLSKTMINASPCPVGSSTPSNIAARVMSISVGGVSPFEAMTPPPRQNAFRKFGSASKPSKIPLPGSKAAAYFSGKPPTGRPSTAGRSPPSAHNSSSTSYGSKSSLSRSTGNLQSLRRADTSASNHSLSTNTSRSSTSSSIPLATTPYSSGSTGNRSQPTAATTPSPRVLQNSPLPKLKRDTISSRVRHLDSLSRAQQSPEGLKGTTTTTTTNSTSITAQLSSTLRKDLQLSGNGTGAPYHQHHQNHRRSGHSPASNSSGSGVSRRYSSASTGGSGGRAIGRDQGEATTPTSSYGGDSDSGKNLANTVEEPNFRLNNHNWQLWQTSSSSQGNAQMQRYLPHELHDVSEETAYDSYYTEYTTPDSMDGAKSNLLVTFDYGYSDSIEARAYSAAPDDDDRGEGADPEYGDGCADEVDAIWFGTPPRDTKDEKLFEVHHVQHKLLDDSRQSLISYDVDDFEQELSEPEPGEEIFYDSIECG, encoded by the exons AATGAAGGCTTCGAACCTGCAACGCATGGCATCAGCAAAACGGACGGAAGCTGCATCAGCCACCACAGTGAGAGCAACGGGAACAGGAACGGGAACGGAATCGTCGGCCACCATCTCGGTGGAGTCCTGCGCACCACTGACCTGGCCAGCGGGGCCATGGAATGCCTGCCGATGAGCAGTGCCGCCCATCACCCACATCTGATGGCGGGTGCGTCGGCGGTTGGAGCCGTTTCCGCCTCTCCCACGGCGACCGTGGTGGTGGGGGCCACGTATCCgcaccacctgcaccaccaccacctgaGCCACCACACGCCGTATAGCAACAGCTACGGGAGCCACCACATACACAGCGAGCAGACCAAGTCgctgcaggagctgcagcacGAGGTTGGTGCCCTGCTCGAGTTCAGGGACCTGGTCATAGAAACGTTTCCCGACCTCAAGCACAAGATGGCCTCCATGTCCGCCACGCCCTCGACGCCCACATCTTCGGTGGGTGCCATCGGTGGCAGTCACTCGGTGGGTGGCGGCAGCTCCTCGCTAGCCACCAG CAGACGTGAGTGGGAGCCGGGCATACGAATGAAGCGAAAACTGTCGCACAAAGAACCGTCCACGTCGTCAGCGGCAGCTGCTCCTTCCTCCGGAGCCGAGGCGTCGTCCTCGTCGCTGACGCGCAGCCGTAGCAACTCGCACAGCGGCAAGAAAGAGCCAAAGAGCGGAGAGAACAACAACGGAAGCGTTGTGCAAGACTCCGGCTTCTCAACGGAGACCAGTTCCTCCAAGGAGGGCCACAGTGCCTCCTCCACCAACGGTGCTATGACG GTGGCCATAGCAGCGAATCGCCTGAGCTGCGCGGAATCGGACGATGAGCTGCTCAACCTGCTGGACGTCATTCACCGCAAATCCAATCGATTACGCGAGGAAGTGGAGCACTTGCAGAGCTACGAGCGCCAACAGGGAGATGCCCAAAAGACAGGAGGCGAAGGCCAGGGTGCTAGCAAGGAGGGCATGACAGCGCAGCAGTTCCGAGAGCAGGTGGAGCGACTAAATCGCGAGGACATCAAACAGCTGCGCAAGGAGCGCGACCGTCTGCTGGACAAGCTGGCCGAAATGGAGGCGGAAACGCTGACCGGGCGCATTAAGGCGGCCAAGATGAGCGACCAGGTGGAGGAGTTGGTAGGAGTGAAGAAAGATctcgaggagcagctgaaaCTGGCGATGGCCCAAAAGCTAGAGTTGAGCTCGCGggtgcagcagttgcagcagcagcaaagcaaaagctcTTCCAG CGCCAGTCAGTCGGATTACTCCAGTCAACGCAACTTTCTATCCTCAGCCACCACTGTGCTCTCCAATGGCAGTCGCCCTAGCAGCAACATCATTAGCAACAACACATTCCAGCCGGTCGTCCTCGATCAGCCAGCGCAGGAAGCATTCCATCAAAGCCCAGGCAGTGATACTCCATTGAGAACAttgaaacagcaacagcaatctTTGGGACATCTTGATGGCATCGTGAGCACGCCCGGATCGCGCAACTCCAAATGCCGCCTGGCCGACTCCAAGCGATTCGCGGCCATTCTATTGgaaacaaatgttttggaGCTGCAGCGCCACTTGCTCACCCTAACCGTGCAGAACCAGGTGCTGGCCCAGAAGCTGGAATCGTCCAGCAAGTCCAAGACGCTGCTGGCCAAGCGGCTGGACAAAAACAGCGAAGAGATCGAGGATCTGCGCTACCAGCTGACGGAGAAGAGCATCGAACTTGAGGGCACCAAGGCGCAATTGCGACTGGTGGAGTCCCGTCTGCAGGCgagcaacagcaccaccaactCGTATCTCCATTCCTCGCAGCATGACTACGAGACCAATCGCTCCTCGGCTTCCACCACGCTAATGCTGAGTCGTCGTGGAGTTTCCGATTCGGTGGACTCCACATCGTCGGCTATGCCTGCCCCGCCAGTCACACAGATCAGTACGCCCAGCATGAAGGCCATGGTGCCGCTGGCCATGGatgagctgcagcagcacagTAGCAGCACGGAGTCGGCGCACGAGCACGAGAATCCAGCGCTTCAAACACCCAACAGCACCATCTCCCCCCTCAGCAAGACGATGATAAATGCAAGTCCCTGTCCGGTGGGAAGCAGTACGCCCAGTAATATAGCCGCCCGTGTGATGAGCATCAGTGTGGGCGGAGTGAGTCCGTTTGAGGCCATGACTCCTCCGCCGCGCCAGAATGCGTTCCGAAAGTTTGGAAGTGCCAGCAAGCCCAGCAAGATTCCGCTCCCGGGCAGCAAGGCGGCGGCCTATTTTTCGGGCAAACCGCCAACGGGAAGACCTTCGACGGCGGGTCGATCTCCCCCATCGGCGCACAACTCTAGTAGCACCTCGTATGGCAGTAAATCCTCGCTGAGCAGAAGCACGGGAAATTTGCAAAGCCTGCGAAGAGCAGACACGTCCGCCTCCAACCACTCGCTGAGTACGAACACGAGCCGGAGTTCCACTTCCTCTTCGATTCCGCTGGCCACCACACCTTACTCATCCGGCTCGACTGGCAATCGCAGCCAGCCAACAGCCGCAACGACTCCGTCCCCGCGTGTGCTCCAGAACTCGCCGCTGCCCAAGCTGAAGCGGGATACGATCAGCTCCAGGGTGCGTCATCTGGACTCCCTGTCACGTGCCCAGCAGTCGCCGGAGGGCCTGAAGggaaccaccaccaccaccaccaccaactccACCTCCATTACCGCTCAGCTGAGCTCGACGCTGCGCAAAGATCTCCAGCTGAGTGGAAACGGGACCGGAGCTCCCTATCATCAGCACCACCAGAACCACAGACGCAGTGGTCACTCGCCGGCATCCAACTCCTCTGGCAGCGGCGTGTCCAGGCGTTACAGTAGTGCCTCGACTGGGGGTTCCGGTGGTCGAGCCATCGGCCGGGATCAGGGTGAGgccaccacgcccacatccAGCTATGGCGGCGACAGTGATAGTGGCAAG AATTTGGCCAACACCGTTGAAGAGCCAAATTTCCGCCTCAATAACCACAATTGGCAACTATGGCaaacgagcagcagcagccagggAAATGCTCAAATGCAGCGATATCTGCCCCATGAGCTGCACGATGTGTCCGAGGAGACGGCCTACGATTCGTACTACACCGAGTATACCACGCCCGATTCCATGGACGGTGCCAAGTCCAATCTCCTGGTCACTTTCGACTACGGCTACAGTGACTCGATCGAGGCCAGAGCTTATTCTGCAGCTCCGGACGATGATGATCGGGGCGAAGGCGCTGATCCCGAATATGGTGATGGGTGTGCGGACGAGGTGGATGCCATCTGGTTTGGTACTCCGCCCAGGGACACGAAGGACGAGAAACTGTTTGAGGTGCATCATGTGCAGCACAAGCTGCTGGATGACAGCCGGCAGTCCTTGATTTCCTACGACGTTGATGATTTTGAGCAGGAGTTATCGGAACCAGAGCCGGGTGAAGAGATTTTCTATGACAGCATTGAGTGTGGTTAA
- the LOC122622283 gene encoding uncharacterized protein LOC122622283 isoform X6, whose protein sequence is MECLPMSSAAHHPHLMAGASAVGAVSASPTATVVVGATYPHHLHHHHLSHHTPYSNSYGSHHIHSEQTKSLQELQHEVGALLEFRDLVIETFPDLKHKMASMSATPSTPTSSVGAIGGSHSVGGGSSSLATSRREWEPGIRMKRKLSHKEPSTSSAAAAPSSGAEASSSSLTRSRSNSHSGKKEPKSGENNNGSVVQDSGFSTETSSSKEGHSASSTNGAMTVAIAANRLSCAESDDELLNLLDVIHRKSNRLREEVEHLQSYERQQGDAQKTGGEGQGASKEGMTAQQFREQVERLNREDIKQLRKERDRLLDKLAEMEAETLTGRIKAAKMSDQVEELVGVKKDLEEQLKLAMAQKLELSSRVQQLQQQQSKSSSSASQSDYSSQRNFLSSATTVLSNGSRPSSNIISNNTFQPVVLDQPAQEAFHQSPGSDTPLRTLKQQQQSLGHLDGIVSTPGSRNSKCRLADSKRFAAILLETNVLELQRHLLTLTVQNQVLAQKLESSSKSKTLLAKRLDKNSEEIEDLRYQLTEKSIELEGTKAQLRLVESRLQASNSTTNSYLHSSQHDYETNRSSASTTLMLSRRGVSDSVDSTSSAMPAPPVTQISTPSMKAMVPLAMDELQQHSSSTESAHEHENPALQTPNSTISPLSKTMINASPCPVGSSTPSNIAARVMSISVGGVSPFEAMTPPPRQNAFRKFGSASKPSKIPLPGSKAAAYFSGKPPTGRPSTAGRSPPSAHNSSSTSYGSKSSLSRSTGNLQSLRRADTSASNHSLSTNTSRSSTSSSIPLATTPYSSGSTGNRSQPTAATTPSPRVLQNSPLPKLKRDTISSRVRHLDSLSRAQQSPEGLKGTTTTTTTNSTSITAQLSSTLRKDLQLSGNGTGAPYHQHHQNHRRSGHSPASNSSGSGVSRRYSSASTGGSGGRAIGRDQGEATTPTSSYGGDSDSGKNLANTVEEPNFRLNNHNWQLWQTSSSSQGNAQMQRYLPHELHDVSEETAYDSYYTEYTTPDSMDGAKSNLLVTFDYGYSDSIEARAYSAAPDDDDRGEGADPEYGDGCADEVDAIWFGTPPRDTKDEKLFEVHHVQHKLLDDSRQSLISYDVDDFEQELSEPEPGEEIFYDSIECG, encoded by the exons ATGGAATGCCTGCCGATGAGCAGTGCCGCCCATCACCCACATCTGATGGCGGGTGCGTCGGCGGTTGGAGCCGTTTCCGCCTCTCCCACGGCGACCGTGGTGGTGGGGGCCACGTATCCgcaccacctgcaccaccaccacctgaGCCACCACACGCCGTATAGCAACAGCTACGGGAGCCACCACATACACAGCGAGCAGACCAAGTCgctgcaggagctgcagcacGAGGTTGGTGCCCTGCTCGAGTTCAGGGACCTGGTCATAGAAACGTTTCCCGACCTCAAGCACAAGATGGCCTCCATGTCCGCCACGCCCTCGACGCCCACATCTTCGGTGGGTGCCATCGGTGGCAGTCACTCGGTGGGTGGCGGCAGCTCCTCGCTAGCCACCAG CAGACGTGAGTGGGAGCCGGGCATACGAATGAAGCGAAAACTGTCGCACAAAGAACCGTCCACGTCGTCAGCGGCAGCTGCTCCTTCCTCCGGAGCCGAGGCGTCGTCCTCGTCGCTGACGCGCAGCCGTAGCAACTCGCACAGCGGCAAGAAAGAGCCAAAGAGCGGAGAGAACAACAACGGAAGCGTTGTGCAAGACTCCGGCTTCTCAACGGAGACCAGTTCCTCCAAGGAGGGCCACAGTGCCTCCTCCACCAACGGTGCTATGACG GTGGCCATAGCAGCGAATCGCCTGAGCTGCGCGGAATCGGACGATGAGCTGCTCAACCTGCTGGACGTCATTCACCGCAAATCCAATCGATTACGCGAGGAAGTGGAGCACTTGCAGAGCTACGAGCGCCAACAGGGAGATGCCCAAAAGACAGGAGGCGAAGGCCAGGGTGCTAGCAAGGAGGGCATGACAGCGCAGCAGTTCCGAGAGCAGGTGGAGCGACTAAATCGCGAGGACATCAAACAGCTGCGCAAGGAGCGCGACCGTCTGCTGGACAAGCTGGCCGAAATGGAGGCGGAAACGCTGACCGGGCGCATTAAGGCGGCCAAGATGAGCGACCAGGTGGAGGAGTTGGTAGGAGTGAAGAAAGATctcgaggagcagctgaaaCTGGCGATGGCCCAAAAGCTAGAGTTGAGCTCGCGggtgcagcagttgcagcagcagcaaagcaaaagctcTTCCAG CGCCAGTCAGTCGGATTACTCCAGTCAACGCAACTTTCTATCCTCAGCCACCACTGTGCTCTCCAATGGCAGTCGCCCTAGCAGCAACATCATTAGCAACAACACATTCCAGCCGGTCGTCCTCGATCAGCCAGCGCAGGAAGCATTCCATCAAAGCCCAGGCAGTGATACTCCATTGAGAACAttgaaacagcaacagcaatctTTGGGACATCTTGATGGCATCGTGAGCACGCCCGGATCGCGCAACTCCAAATGCCGCCTGGCCGACTCCAAGCGATTCGCGGCCATTCTATTGgaaacaaatgttttggaGCTGCAGCGCCACTTGCTCACCCTAACCGTGCAGAACCAGGTGCTGGCCCAGAAGCTGGAATCGTCCAGCAAGTCCAAGACGCTGCTGGCCAAGCGGCTGGACAAAAACAGCGAAGAGATCGAGGATCTGCGCTACCAGCTGACGGAGAAGAGCATCGAACTTGAGGGCACCAAGGCGCAATTGCGACTGGTGGAGTCCCGTCTGCAGGCgagcaacagcaccaccaactCGTATCTCCATTCCTCGCAGCATGACTACGAGACCAATCGCTCCTCGGCTTCCACCACGCTAATGCTGAGTCGTCGTGGAGTTTCCGATTCGGTGGACTCCACATCGTCGGCTATGCCTGCCCCGCCAGTCACACAGATCAGTACGCCCAGCATGAAGGCCATGGTGCCGCTGGCCATGGatgagctgcagcagcacagTAGCAGCACGGAGTCGGCGCACGAGCACGAGAATCCAGCGCTTCAAACACCCAACAGCACCATCTCCCCCCTCAGCAAGACGATGATAAATGCAAGTCCCTGTCCGGTGGGAAGCAGTACGCCCAGTAATATAGCCGCCCGTGTGATGAGCATCAGTGTGGGCGGAGTGAGTCCGTTTGAGGCCATGACTCCTCCGCCGCGCCAGAATGCGTTCCGAAAGTTTGGAAGTGCCAGCAAGCCCAGCAAGATTCCGCTCCCGGGCAGCAAGGCGGCGGCCTATTTTTCGGGCAAACCGCCAACGGGAAGACCTTCGACGGCGGGTCGATCTCCCCCATCGGCGCACAACTCTAGTAGCACCTCGTATGGCAGTAAATCCTCGCTGAGCAGAAGCACGGGAAATTTGCAAAGCCTGCGAAGAGCAGACACGTCCGCCTCCAACCACTCGCTGAGTACGAACACGAGCCGGAGTTCCACTTCCTCTTCGATTCCGCTGGCCACCACACCTTACTCATCCGGCTCGACTGGCAATCGCAGCCAGCCAACAGCCGCAACGACTCCGTCCCCGCGTGTGCTCCAGAACTCGCCGCTGCCCAAGCTGAAGCGGGATACGATCAGCTCCAGGGTGCGTCATCTGGACTCCCTGTCACGTGCCCAGCAGTCGCCGGAGGGCCTGAAGggaaccaccaccaccaccaccaccaactccACCTCCATTACCGCTCAGCTGAGCTCGACGCTGCGCAAAGATCTCCAGCTGAGTGGAAACGGGACCGGAGCTCCCTATCATCAGCACCACCAGAACCACAGACGCAGTGGTCACTCGCCGGCATCCAACTCCTCTGGCAGCGGCGTGTCCAGGCGTTACAGTAGTGCCTCGACTGGGGGTTCCGGTGGTCGAGCCATCGGCCGGGATCAGGGTGAGgccaccacgcccacatccAGCTATGGCGGCGACAGTGATAGTGGCAAG AATTTGGCCAACACCGTTGAAGAGCCAAATTTCCGCCTCAATAACCACAATTGGCAACTATGGCaaacgagcagcagcagccagggAAATGCTCAAATGCAGCGATATCTGCCCCATGAGCTGCACGATGTGTCCGAGGAGACGGCCTACGATTCGTACTACACCGAGTATACCACGCCCGATTCCATGGACGGTGCCAAGTCCAATCTCCTGGTCACTTTCGACTACGGCTACAGTGACTCGATCGAGGCCAGAGCTTATTCTGCAGCTCCGGACGATGATGATCGGGGCGAAGGCGCTGATCCCGAATATGGTGATGGGTGTGCGGACGAGGTGGATGCCATCTGGTTTGGTACTCCGCCCAGGGACACGAAGGACGAGAAACTGTTTGAGGTGCATCATGTGCAGCACAAGCTGCTGGATGACAGCCGGCAGTCCTTGATTTCCTACGACGTTGATGATTTTGAGCAGGAGTTATCGGAACCAGAGCCGGGTGAAGAGATTTTCTATGACAGCATTGAGTGTGGTTAA